One Brassica napus cultivar Da-Ae chromosome A1, Da-Ae, whole genome shotgun sequence genomic region harbors:
- the LOC106442999 gene encoding zinc finger CCCH domain-containing protein 48 produces MDLDMNGGNTRVFQRLGGSSQKVCFHWRAGRCNRYPCPFLHRDSPPPAPFPGSSSSTNNKRIADDDDSGFAGSSHRRGPGSGNNTWGRFGGNRTVTKTEKLCKFWADGNCPYGDKCKYLHCWSQGDSFSLLTQLDGHQKVVTGIALPSGSDKLYTASKDETLRIWDCASGQCTGVLNPGGEVGCMISEGPWLLVGMPNLVKAWNIQTNVDLSLTGPVGQVYSLVVGTDLLFAGTQDGSILVWRYNTATNCFDPAASLTGHTLAVVSLYVGANRLYSGSMDNSIKVWSLDNLQCVQTLTEHTSVVMSLICWDQFLLSCSLDNTVKIWAATQGGNLEVTYTHKEEYGVLALCGVHDAEAKPVLLCSCNDNSLHLYDLPSFTERGKILAKQEIRSIQIGPGGIFFTGDGTGQVKVWKWSTQPTAIQP; encoded by the exons ATGGATTTAGATATGAACGGAGGAAACACGAGAGTCTTCCAAAGACTCGGCGGCTCCTCTCAGAAGGTTTGTTTCCACTGGCGAGCCGGCCGCTGCAACCGCTACCCTTGCCCTTTCCTCCACCGAGACTCACCGCCTCCAGCTCCATTCCCCGGGTCGTCCTCTTCTACAAACAACAAAAGGATCGCTGATGATGACGACTCTGGCTTCGCGGGTTCGAGTCACCGGAGAGGCCCCGGGAGCGGTAACAACACCTGGGGGAGATTCGGTGGGAACAGAACGGTGACCAAGACGGAGAAGCTTTGCAAGTTCTGGGCTGATGGGAATTGTCCGTACGGTGATAAGTGCAAGTACTTGCATTGTTGGAGCCAAGGGGATAGCTTCTCTTTGTTGACTCAGCTCGATGGGCATCAAAAG gTTGTTACTGGGATTGCTCTGCCTTCAGGTTCTGATAAGCTTTACACTGCGAGTAAAGATGAAACTCTGCGGATTTGGGATTGTGCTTCTGGACAG TGTACAGGTGTACTCAATCCTGGTGGGGAAGTTGGTTGCATGATTAGTGAAGGCCCCTGGCTATTGGTTGGCATGCCTAATCTCGTTAAG gCGTGGAATATCCAAACCAATGTGGACCTGAGTCTCACTGGACCTGTTGGCCAAGTATATTCACTGGTTGTTGGTACTGATCTTTTGTTCGCTGGCACACAA GATGGCTCTATTTTGGTTTGGAGATACAATACTGCCACTAACTGTTTTGATCCAGCTGCATCACTCACGGGCCACACCCTTGCAGTTGTTTCTTTATATGTTGGAGCTAACCGACTCTATTCCGGTTCCATGGACAATTCTATTAAA GTTTGGAGCCTGGATAATCTGCAGTGTGTACAAACGCTTACAGAACATACTTCAGTTGTCATGTCTCTCATTTGCTGGGATCAGTTCCTTCTCTCATGTTCATTGGACAATACTGTCAAA ATATGGGCTGCTACTCAAGGTGGAAACTTGGAAGTGACGTACACTCACAAAGAAGAATAC GGCGTGCTAGCTCTCTGTGGTGTGCATGATGCAGAAGCCAAGCCGGTATTGTTATGCTCATGCAACGACAATTCCTTGCACCTCTATGACTTGCCATC GTTTACGGAAAGGGGTAAGATTTTAGCAAAGCAGGAGATACGTTCGATCCAGATAGGTCCCGGGGGCATATTTTTCACCGGTGATGGAACTGGTCAAGTTAAAGTATGGAAGTGGAGTACACAACCAACTGCTATTCAGCCTTGA
- the LOC106442982 gene encoding serine/arginine-rich splicing factor RS40 isoform X1 gives MKPVFCGNFEYDAREGDLERLFRKYGRVERVDMKAGFAFVYMENERDADDAIRGLDRIEFGRKGRRLRVEWTKGERGGDRRSGGGGSRRSSSSMRPSKTLFVINFDADNTRTRDLERHFEAYGKIVNVRIRRNFAFIQYEEQEDATRALEATNNSKLMDKVISVEYAMKDDDARGNGQSPDRRRDRSPERRRRSPSPYKRERGSPDYGRGGSPVAAYRKERTSPDYGRRRSPSPYKRSRRMSPEYGRDRRGNESPRRRERVASPNNKRERRSPDDSPFKKESPKNGGGEVESPRRERSRSSPENGQVESPSSIGRRDSDDGAESPMQKSRSRSPPAEE, from the exons ATGAAGCCAGTCTTCTGTGGGAACTTTGAGTATGATGCTCGTGAGGGTGATCTTGAACGCCTCTTCAGGAAATACGGCAGAGTTGAGAGGGTCGATATGAAAGCTG GGTTTGCTTTCGTCTACATGGAAAATGAAAGGGATGCTGACGATGCAATCCGAGGGCTTGACCGCATTGAATTTGGGCGCAAAGGACGCAGACTTCGTGTTGAGTGGACAAAG GGTGAACGTGGAGGTGATAGAagaagtggtggtggtggttcaaGAAGATCTTCATCCAGCATGAGACCTTCCAAGACTCTGTTTGTGATAAACTTTGATGCGGACAATACCAGGACCCGGGATCTAGAGAGACACTTCGAGGCATACGGCAAAATTGTAAACGTTAGGATCAGGAGGAACTTTGCATTTATCCAATACGAGGAACAAGAGGATGCAACGAGAGCACTTGAAGCTACAAACAACAG TAAGCTGATGGACAAGGTGATCTCGGTGGAGTATGCAATGAAGGACGATGATGCAAGAGGGAATGGACAGAGTCCCGATAGACGCCGTGATAGGTCACCTGAAAGGAGGAGACGATCACCTTCTCCTTACAAAAGAGAAAGAGGGAGCCCTGATTATGGTCGAGGGGGTAGTCCCGTTGCTGCGTACAGGAAGGAAAGGACCAGTCCTGATTATGGCAGAAGACGTAGTCCAAGTCCTTACAAGAGATCGAGGCGTATGAGTCCAGAGTATGGTCGCGACCGCAGAGGCAATGAGAGCCCTCGCAGGAGGGAGAGAGTCGCAAGTCCCAACaacaagagagagaggaggagcCCTGATGATAGCCCGTTTAAGAAGGAGAGCCCGAAGAATGGAGGTGGTGAAGTTGAAAGTCCAAGGAGGGAGAGGTCGAGGTCTAGCCCTGAGAATGGCCAAGTCGAAAGTCCTAGCTCTATTGGGAGAAGAGACAGCGATGATGGTGCAGAAAGCCCGATGCAGAAGAG CCGGTCTCGTTCGCCTCCAGCTGAAGAGTGA
- the LOC106442982 gene encoding serine/arginine-rich splicing factor RS40 isoform X2, with product MENERDADDAIRGLDRIEFGRKGRRLRVEWTKGERGGDRRSGGGGSRRSSSSMRPSKTLFVINFDADNTRTRDLERHFEAYGKIVNVRIRRNFAFIQYEEQEDATRALEATNNSKLMDKVISVEYAMKDDDARGNGQSPDRRRDRSPERRRRSPSPYKRERGSPDYGRGGSPVAAYRKERTSPDYGRRRSPSPYKRSRRMSPEYGRDRRGNESPRRRERVASPNNKRERRSPDDSPFKKESPKNGGGEVESPRRERSRSSPENGQVESPSSIGRRDSDDGAESPMQKSRSRSPPAEE from the exons ATGGAAAATGAAAGGGATGCTGACGATGCAATCCGAGGGCTTGACCGCATTGAATTTGGGCGCAAAGGACGCAGACTTCGTGTTGAGTGGACAAAG GGTGAACGTGGAGGTGATAGAagaagtggtggtggtggttcaaGAAGATCTTCATCCAGCATGAGACCTTCCAAGACTCTGTTTGTGATAAACTTTGATGCGGACAATACCAGGACCCGGGATCTAGAGAGACACTTCGAGGCATACGGCAAAATTGTAAACGTTAGGATCAGGAGGAACTTTGCATTTATCCAATACGAGGAACAAGAGGATGCAACGAGAGCACTTGAAGCTACAAACAACAG TAAGCTGATGGACAAGGTGATCTCGGTGGAGTATGCAATGAAGGACGATGATGCAAGAGGGAATGGACAGAGTCCCGATAGACGCCGTGATAGGTCACCTGAAAGGAGGAGACGATCACCTTCTCCTTACAAAAGAGAAAGAGGGAGCCCTGATTATGGTCGAGGGGGTAGTCCCGTTGCTGCGTACAGGAAGGAAAGGACCAGTCCTGATTATGGCAGAAGACGTAGTCCAAGTCCTTACAAGAGATCGAGGCGTATGAGTCCAGAGTATGGTCGCGACCGCAGAGGCAATGAGAGCCCTCGCAGGAGGGAGAGAGTCGCAAGTCCCAACaacaagagagagaggaggagcCCTGATGATAGCCCGTTTAAGAAGGAGAGCCCGAAGAATGGAGGTGGTGAAGTTGAAAGTCCAAGGAGGGAGAGGTCGAGGTCTAGCCCTGAGAATGGCCAAGTCGAAAGTCCTAGCTCTATTGGGAGAAGAGACAGCGATGATGGTGCAGAAAGCCCGATGCAGAAGAG CCGGTCTCGTTCGCCTCCAGCTGAAGAGTGA